From Microcebus murinus isolate Inina chromosome 15, M.murinus_Inina_mat1.0, whole genome shotgun sequence, the proteins below share one genomic window:
- the GCM2 gene encoding chorion-specific transcription factor GCMb gives MLADAVQQADRVCSYGMQLNWDINDPQMPQEPAFFDHFQEWPDGYVRFIYSSEEKKAQRHLSGWAMRNTNNHNGHILKKSCLGVVVCAQACAMPDGSRLQLRPAICDKARLKQQKKSCPNCHSALELIPCRGHSGYPVTNFWRLDGNAIFFQAKGVHDHPRPESKSETEARRSAIKRQMTSFYQSQKKRIREPEAEEDQDSSGHFSHILPLENPEQFDIIIDTGFTVPGQACPSFPNSDAYKATCDLATFQGDKMLPFQKYPNPRIYLPRPSCSYELAGPGYTNSSPYSTLYKEATGIPTDTDWVHLNALQYNVNSYSAYEKSFDFTNKQHGWKPALGIPGLGERTEHGQFQAVANLPYYNPELPCRYLTTAPPGAPALQTVITTTTQVSYQAYQPPALKHGDNVREVKRLSGCNYAPGDTQMSVCPEALSPLATVTRAASPLGPLPLKIPGDCRAFIPTLAFPQESASSRTDGAETWDVCLSGMAPAISYSDRVAPIFSYDSEDF, from the exons ATGCTGGCGGACGCGGTGCAGCAAGCCGACCGTGTGTGCTCCTACGGGATGCAGCTCAACTGGGACATCAACGATCCGCAGATGCCGCAG GAGCCAGCCTTCTTTGACCACTTCCAAGAGTGGCCGGATGGCTATGTGCGCTTCATCTACAGCAGTGAGGAGAAGAAGGCGCAGCGCCACCTGAGCGGCTGGGCCATGCGCAACACCAACAACCACAACGGCCACATCCTAAAGAAGTCATGCctaggcgtggtggtgtgtgcacAGGCCTGCGCCATGCCCGATGGCTCCCGCCTGCAACTGCGGCCGGCCATCTGCGACAAGGCCAGGCTGAAACAGCAGA AGAAATCGTGCCCCAACTGTCATTCTGCATTGGAGTTGATTCCTTGTCGGGGGCACAGTGGATACCCTGTAACCAACTTTTGGCGGCTTGATGGCAACGCGATATTTTTTCAG GCCAAGGGAGTTCATGATCACCCAAGACCAGAGAGCAAATCAGAGACAGAAGCTAGAAGAAGTGCCATCAAGAGACAAATGACCTCTTTTTACCAATCCCAGAAAAAGAGAATTCGAGAACCTGAG gCAGAAGAAGATCAAGACAGCAGTGGACATTTCAGCCACATACTTCCCCTGGAAAACCCAGAACAGTTTGACATAATTATTGACACTGGCTTCACGGTTCCAGGACAGGCTTGCCCTTCCTTCCCAAACTCTGATGCTTACAAAGCTACCTGTGACCTAGCCACTTTTCAAGGAGACAAAATGCTACCCTTTCAGAAATATCCAAACCCAAGAATCTATTTGCCTAGGCCATCTTGCAGCTATGAATTGGCAGGCCCTGGTTATACAAATTCGAGCCCATATTCCACCCTTTACAAAGAAGCCACCGGTATCCCTACTGACACAGACTGGGTTCATCTGAATGCACTGCAATATAATGTCAATTCATACAGCGCCTATGAGAAAAGCTTTGATTTCACCAATAAACAACATGGCTGGAAACCAGCTCTTGGAATACCTGGTCTTGGGGAGAGGACTGAGCATGGACAGTTCCAGGCTGTGGCCAATCTCCCTTATTACAATCCAGAGCTCCCCTGCAGGTACCTCACGACTGCCCCACCAGGTGCCCCTGCCCTACAGACAGTGATTACCACCACCACCCAAGTGTCCTACCAGGCCTACCAGCCCCCTGCTCTGAAGCACGGTGACAACGTGCGAGAGGTCAAGAGGCTTTCAGGCTGTAACTATGCTCCTGGGGACACCCAGATGTCTGTCTGTCCAGAAGCCTTGAGCCCTCTAGCTACAGTCACCAGGGCAGCCTCTCCCTTGGGGCCACTTCCTTTGAAAATTCCAGGAGACTGCCGGGCCTTCATACCCACTTTGGCTTTTCCTCAAGAGTCAGCTTCCTCTAGGACGGATGGAGCAGAGACCTGGGATGTGTGTCTGTCCGGGATGGCCCCTGCGATCAGTTACTCAGATAGAGTGGCTCCGATCTTTAGCTATGACAGTGAGGACTTTTGA